A single window of Caldimicrobium thiodismutans DNA harbors:
- the ccsB gene encoding c-type cytochrome biogenesis protein CcsB, with protein MSLKIPSLGIILALLLYGFLAFNERTLVPDNALVFSIVTFIYLLAGIIYLIHWIFNWEKGAFLGSIIGWAGFVANLYAFVFRWIQTHQTGFGYVPLSNLYESLVFFGLSVAGIYLFWELKLSKKVFGSLVFILAALIMAFASFVTDSSIKPLIPALKSNWLIAHVITCFLGYAAFGIAFVVGIFYLLSGSNTFQKHLPEKAVLDNFMYKTILFGFFWLTLGIITGAIWADQAWGNYWSWDPKETWSLITWFIYAGAIHARLIRGWQGKKIAWLSILGFIAVLFTYFGVNFLLSGLHSYGGLS; from the coding sequence ATGTCCCTTAAAATTCCAAGCCTTGGAATAATCCTTGCCCTTTTGCTTTATGGATTTCTTGCCTTTAATGAAAGGACTCTTGTTCCAGACAATGCCTTAGTCTTTAGCATTGTGACTTTCATCTATCTCTTAGCTGGCATAATATATCTGATACACTGGATTTTTAACTGGGAAAAGGGGGCCTTTTTGGGTTCTATAATAGGTTGGGCTGGTTTTGTGGCCAATCTTTATGCCTTTGTCTTCAGGTGGATTCAAACCCATCAAACAGGTTTTGGTTATGTGCCTCTTTCTAATTTATACGAATCCTTAGTCTTTTTTGGTCTCTCTGTAGCTGGTATTTATCTTTTCTGGGAGCTTAAACTTTCTAAAAAGGTCTTTGGAAGTCTTGTCTTCATCTTAGCTGCTCTTATTATGGCCTTTGCAAGCTTTGTTACAGACTCATCTATAAAACCTCTTATACCTGCTCTTAAAAGCAACTGGCTGATTGCTCATGTGATTACCTGTTTTCTCGGGTATGCTGCCTTTGGAATTGCCTTTGTTGTTGGTATCTTTTATCTTCTTAGTGGCTCCAACACCTTTCAGAAACACTTACCTGAAAAGGCAGTTCTGGATAATTTTATGTATAAGACCATCCTTTTTGGTTTCTTCTGGCTAACCCTTGGTATTATTACAGGAGCTATCTGGGCTGATCAGGCCTGGGGAAATTACTGGAGCTGGGATCCCAAGGAAACTTGGTCCCTCATTACCTGGTTTATTTATGCCGGGGCTATTCATGCCCGTTTAATTAGAGGCTGGCAGGGCAAAAAGATTGCCTGGCTTAGTATTCTTGGTTTTATAGCAGTCCTTTTCACTTACTTTGGTGTAAACTTTCTTTTATCCGGTTTACATAGTTACGGCGGATTAAGTTAA
- a CDS encoding Rpn family recombination-promoting nuclease/putative transposase, with amino-acid sequence MPYDLFAKAFLKDPENLKGFLLTFLPDHIKTHLDLDSLKIIPEEQVSLSRKKREIPDLVAEVNLLSEGKPSTKAHLYILIEHKSAPDKRIYLQILNYITALNERSLKEGKGYVPVLPLVFYEGDKPWVYPERIEEIFSVPEGLKGELFKVHVVDLKRVEDEKILEVFDILAGLGCYLYLMKVEAGNFEEMIDMVVRAVNRLIAIGEKGRWEIGFLITISEIKFRVDGEVIWFNILDRCGEEGVKMELKSFWDRVGEKFYKQGIEQGKYQGLIEEARELVLEAIEVKLGYVPEEVRERVVREEDRGVLKAWHREIILAKGSEDIFKLFEN; translated from the coding sequence ATTCCCTATGACCTTTTTGCCAAGGCCTTCCTCAAAGACCCTGAAAACTTAAAAGGCTTCCTCTTAACCTTCCTCCCTGATCACATTAAAACTCATCTTGACCTTGACTCCCTTAAAATCATCCCTGAAGAACAAGTTTCTCTTTCAAGAAAAAAGCGAGAAATCCCGGACCTTGTTGCTGAGGTTAATCTTCTTAGTGAAGGGAAACCTTCAACCAAAGCCCATCTCTATATCCTTATTGAGCACAAAAGTGCACCTGATAAAAGGATTTATCTTCAGATTTTAAATTACATAACCGCATTAAATGAGAGGTCTCTCAAGGAGGGGAAGGGGTATGTGCCTGTTTTACCTCTTGTGTTTTATGAAGGGGATAAGCCCTGGGTGTATCCTGAAAGGATAGAGGAGATATTTTCAGTGCCAGAGGGGTTAAAGGGAGAACTTTTTAAGGTTCATGTGGTAGATTTAAAGAGGGTAGAGGATGAGAAGATACTGGAGGTATTTGATATTTTAGCAGGGCTTGGGTGTTATCTTTATTTAATGAAGGTGGAAGCAGGTAATTTTGAAGAGATGATAGATATGGTGGTAAGAGCGGTAAATAGGTTAATTGCGATAGGGGAGAAGGGGAGGTGGGAGATAGGGTTTTTAATTACGATATCTGAAATAAAGTTTAGGGTTGACGGGGAGGTAATCTGGTTTAATATATTAGATAGGTGTGGAGAAGAGGGGGTAAAGATGGAGTTAAAGAGCTTTTGGGATAGAGTGGGAGAGAAGTTTTATAAGCAGGGAATTGAGCAGGGGAAATATCAGGGGTTAATTGAGGAGGCAAGGGAGCTTGTGCTTGAGGCCATAGAGGTGAAGCTTGGGTATGTGCCTGAGGAAGTGAGGGAGAGGGTGGTAAGGGAAGAGGATAGAGGAGTTCTTAAAGCGTGGCATAGAGAAATAATTCTTGCCAAGGGTTCCGAAGATATCTTTAAACTCTTTGAAAATTGA
- the thiE gene encoding thiamine phosphate synthase — protein MEREKTKLFGLYVITDEKLTPYEGEKIFKCVESALKGGAKVVQLRDKTHTDEELLEVALQLKKLCHQYQALFIVNDRVKLAKGVEADGVHLGIEDEALERVKVALPDKIIGVSCYGDLERAKRAEALGASYVAFGSFFPSPTKPASALVSKEILLQAKKELKIPVCAIGGITLEQAEELIKLGADLLAVISDIWLARDIEDRARGYTELFRKYRKI, from the coding sequence ATGGAAAGGGAAAAAACAAAACTATTTGGCCTTTATGTAATTACTGATGAAAAACTCACCCCCTATGAGGGAGAAAAAATTTTTAAGTGTGTTGAGTCTGCATTGAAAGGTGGAGCAAAGGTAGTTCAGCTTAGAGATAAAACTCATACTGATGAGGAGCTCTTGGAGGTTGCTCTTCAATTAAAGAAACTCTGTCATCAATACCAAGCCCTTTTTATAGTCAATGATAGAGTTAAACTTGCTAAAGGGGTAGAAGCTGATGGGGTTCACTTAGGTATAGAAGATGAAGCCCTTGAAAGAGTTAAGGTAGCTCTTCCTGATAAAATTATAGGGGTCTCCTGTTACGGTGATCTGGAGAGAGCTAAAAGAGCTGAAGCCCTTGGAGCAAGTTATGTAGCCTTTGGAAGTTTTTTCCCCTCTCCCACTAAGCCAGCATCAGCGCTTGTTTCAAAGGAAATCCTTCTTCAGGCCAAAAAAGAGCTTAAAATTCCGGTGTGTGCCATTGGAGGAATAACCCTTGAGCAAGCCGAAGAGCTGATAAAACTTGGAGCTGATCTTTTAGCTGTAATAAGTGATATCTGGCTTGCCAGAGATATTGAAGATAGAGCAAGGGGTTATACTGAGCTTTTCAGAAAGTATAGAAAAATTTAG
- a CDS encoding CBS domain-containing protein, whose translation MLVKDWMSEHVITLDENTSIMKAVQVLKEHKIRRIPVTRDGKLSGIITDRDIKEVTPSKITTFEVHELYYLLSELKLKDIMTKDPLTVYPDDTVEYAAVLMLENKISGLPVINREGYVVGIITQTDIFKLFVNITGIYYSPYQISLIINHPHELLELFTIIKDFKVSLYSLLTWKEEMAFPLEDDQKKLQSEHKRMVFIRLEELPKEKSEELLNQLKKKFKVFYAIKEDITKLPRKEVKEREESFIL comes from the coding sequence ATGTTAGTTAAAGACTGGATGTCAGAGCATGTAATAACCCTTGATGAAAATACCTCCATCATGAAAGCAGTCCAGGTTTTAAAAGAGCACAAAATCAGAAGAATCCCTGTTACCCGTGATGGCAAACTTTCAGGAATTATAACTGACCGGGATATTAAAGAAGTAACCCCCTCTAAAATCACTACCTTTGAAGTTCACGAACTCTATTATCTTCTCTCAGAGCTTAAGCTAAAAGACATCATGACTAAGGACCCTCTGACAGTTTATCCTGATGACACCGTTGAGTATGCAGCCGTTCTTATGCTTGAAAATAAAATCTCTGGCCTTCCGGTTATTAATAGAGAAGGCTATGTGGTTGGTATTATCACCCAAACAGACATCTTTAAACTCTTTGTTAACATAACAGGAATATATTATAGCCCCTATCAGATAAGTCTTATTATCAATCATCCCCACGAGCTCCTTGAACTTTTCACCATTATTAAAGACTTCAAGGTGTCTTTATATAGCCTTCTTACTTGGAAAGAGGAAATGGCCTTCCCTCTTGAAGATGACCAGAAAAAACTTCAGTCCGAACACAAAAGAATGGTCTTTATTCGCTTAGAGGAATTACCCAAGGAAAAATCTGAGGAGCTTCTCAATCAGCTTAAGAAGAAATTTAAGGTCTTTTATGCCATTAAAGAGGATATCACGAAACTTCCTCGCAAAGAAGTAAAGGAAAGAGAAGAAAGTTTTATTTTATAG
- a CDS encoding flavodoxin family protein, whose amino-acid sequence MKILAIHGSPRLGGNTDHLLTFLLEGVKASQGEFERINLYELKFSPCIECGECDHLGECILQDDMQFLYQKYLEADLLVVATPIFFYSHTSMVQAFFERFQAFWARKYRLGLPHPQGKNPRGILLSLGATKGKKIFEGVIRTFKYVMDAGWGAYVGGLFFREIDKKGEILKYPEILDKARELGKELILLPEDKWSLDRNPTP is encoded by the coding sequence ATGAAAATTTTAGCTATTCATGGAAGTCCAAGACTTGGTGGAAATACAGATCATCTTTTAACCTTTTTACTGGAAGGCGTTAAGGCCTCGCAGGGAGAATTTGAAAGAATAAATCTTTATGAGCTTAAATTTTCACCCTGTATAGAGTGTGGTGAGTGTGATCATTTAGGTGAATGTATTTTGCAAGATGATATGCAGTTTCTTTATCAAAAGTACCTGGAAGCAGATTTGCTTGTTGTAGCAACTCCTATCTTTTTTTATTCTCACACCTCTATGGTTCAGGCCTTTTTTGAGAGATTTCAGGCCTTTTGGGCCAGGAAATACAGATTGGGCCTTCCTCATCCTCAGGGAAAGAATCCCCGTGGAATACTCCTTTCTCTTGGTGCTACAAAGGGGAAAAAGATCTTTGAAGGCGTTATCCGCACCTTTAAATATGTGATGGATGCAGGCTGGGGCGCCTATGTGGGAGGGCTTTTTTTTAGAGAGATAGATAAAAAGGGCGAGATCCTTAAATATCCAGAGATCCTTGATAAGGCAAGAGAGCTTGGAAAAGAGTTAATTCTCTTACCTGAAGATAAATGGTCTCTTGATAGGAACCCTACACCCTAA
- the rgy gene encoding reverse gyrase yields MLFYIAHGCPNCGGRISDERLSLGLPCEKCLSEKTFLKGDLTLEEAIQALEKNKKLRDLKLFGRVEKEVYQFHRVFQEIFGIAPSSLQLSWAKRFFLGESFAIVAPTGTGKTTFGLLACLLHREKSLILVPTKVLVNHLYERLQDLQEKTSFEEIKTRRILSYTGSNQEKRLLEEKSFDIFICTQAFFHKNYELLKMADFSLIFVDDVDSFLKSGKNVDHLFHMLGFSQREIELALKREKEEEDYAKLWKIKEKHSKKLKRLIVSSATLKPRTSRTILFQNLLGFEVTRFVSTLRRVEDLYLEAEESNLETLLERAYTIIQKIGSGGLLFVEENAGREGVEKATQYLKEKGLKVVSYLEEKEADLLELLKEKEIDLAVGLAHLGNPLLRGLDLPFALHYVLFLGVPKHFFPLGKKGETLELPLSTQFLHNLLLNLLPLFEEEERFKALSYINYLKRYLTLKEESLLQYEGLVKRVSEIKDFIQERLLNEDFMERLKRSDEVFLDVKEDGKYYVVVGNAQVYLQGSGRVSRLTARGLLPGISLMLVDHPKAFLSLKKRLRFYLGEEPAFQKVTLDGVLEINQRILKERSSLQESQLDFKNYLIIVESPHKAKTIASFFGKPARRRLKNLWVYEIPMEGTLLSVCASLGHLFNLSRKEGIFGVLPQKGHYYPLFDTIKLGKKSGNEIVDEETEEEDELYDKGEIIKHLRTLAYCATETFIASDPDSEGEKIAYDLYINLRPFQKKIKRIEFHEVTPRAFKKALSEAGSFNLSRVKAQLARRIADRWVGFSLSRELWSAFKKRNLSAGRVQTPVLGWVIKRAEEAKAHKYRLTFTLSGLSFALDFEDKELAERVLRELPSLKKEEISRIEEVINPPPPYTTDTILEEAYYYFRFSSPQCMNLLQELFELGLITYHRTDSTRVSETGRYQVAKPYIEQNLGEGFFYPREWSTTGAHEAIRPTYPWDVKELKLRVAHGLLTFQKPKDSFRLYDLIFRRFMASQCKPLRLQKGIFRFSVPSFSWEEALGLQILESGFDLLWMKPQLFNPQDESLPENPELRSVPKVFLFNQGSLIQEMKKRGLGRPSTYAEIVSTLLQRYYIYELKNGGLVPTPLGKKVYSYLAKRFLEYISEDFTRELEEFMDAVERGEKEWEEICLKLKPLIELNSSF; encoded by the coding sequence ATGCTTTTTTATATAGCTCATGGGTGTCCTAATTGTGGGGGGCGTATCTCTGATGAAAGGCTTTCTCTGGGGCTCCCTTGCGAAAAATGTCTATCTGAAAAGACCTTTTTAAAAGGGGATCTTACCCTTGAAGAAGCAATCCAGGCCTTAGAAAAAAATAAAAAGCTTAGAGATTTAAAACTCTTTGGAAGAGTTGAAAAGGAGGTTTATCAATTTCACCGAGTCTTTCAGGAGATTTTTGGAATAGCCCCCTCCTCTCTTCAACTAAGCTGGGCCAAAAGGTTTTTCCTTGGTGAATCCTTTGCCATTGTTGCTCCTACTGGAACAGGTAAAACCACCTTTGGACTTTTAGCCTGTCTCTTGCATAGAGAAAAATCCTTAATCCTTGTCCCAACCAAAGTCCTTGTTAATCATCTTTATGAAAGACTTCAGGATTTACAGGAAAAGACCTCTTTTGAAGAGATAAAAACTCGCCGGATCCTTTCCTATACTGGTTCAAATCAGGAAAAAAGACTCCTTGAAGAAAAGAGCTTTGACATTTTTATTTGCACCCAGGCCTTTTTCCATAAAAACTATGAACTTCTCAAAATGGCAGATTTTTCTCTTATTTTTGTTGATGATGTGGATTCCTTTTTAAAAAGTGGGAAAAATGTGGATCACCTCTTTCACATGCTTGGTTTTTCTCAGAGAGAAATTGAGCTGGCTCTAAAAAGGGAAAAAGAAGAGGAGGACTATGCAAAGCTATGGAAAATTAAAGAAAAACACTCTAAAAAATTAAAGAGATTAATTGTATCCTCTGCAACTTTAAAACCCAGAACCAGCAGGACAATTCTTTTCCAAAACCTTCTTGGTTTTGAAGTTACCCGTTTTGTCTCTACCTTAAGGAGAGTTGAAGACCTCTATTTAGAGGCAGAAGAGTCTAACCTTGAGACCCTTTTAGAAAGGGCCTATACTATAATCCAAAAAATAGGCTCAGGGGGGCTTCTTTTTGTAGAAGAAAACGCAGGCAGAGAAGGGGTCGAAAAGGCAACTCAGTATCTCAAAGAGAAAGGTCTAAAGGTTGTCTCTTATCTGGAAGAAAAGGAAGCAGATCTTTTGGAACTTCTAAAAGAAAAGGAGATTGATCTTGCTGTTGGCCTTGCCCATCTTGGCAATCCCCTTTTAAGAGGTCTTGATTTGCCCTTTGCCCTCCATTATGTCCTTTTTTTAGGAGTCCCTAAGCATTTTTTTCCTCTGGGTAAAAAGGGTGAAACCTTAGAACTACCTCTTTCCACCCAATTTCTCCACAACTTACTTTTGAACTTACTGCCCCTTTTCGAAGAAGAGGAGAGATTCAAAGCCCTCTCTTACATTAACTATCTCAAAAGATATTTAACCCTTAAGGAAGAAAGCCTGCTCCAATATGAGGGGCTTGTTAAAAGGGTGAGCGAAATTAAGGATTTTATTCAAGAACGACTCCTCAATGAGGACTTCATGGAAAGGCTTAAAAGGTCAGATGAGGTCTTTTTAGATGTTAAGGAAGATGGTAAGTATTATGTAGTTGTAGGTAATGCTCAGGTCTATTTACAGGGTTCAGGAAGGGTCTCAAGACTTACCGCCAGAGGACTTCTCCCCGGGATTTCCTTAATGCTTGTTGATCACCCCAAGGCCTTCTTAAGCCTTAAAAAGAGACTTCGTTTCTATCTTGGAGAGGAACCAGCTTTTCAAAAGGTTACCCTTGATGGGGTTTTAGAGATCAATCAAAGGATACTTAAAGAGCGAAGCTCTCTTCAAGAGAGTCAGCTTGATTTTAAGAACTATCTCATTATTGTAGAATCTCCTCACAAGGCTAAAACTATAGCCAGTTTCTTTGGAAAACCTGCCCGAAGGAGACTTAAAAATCTCTGGGTCTATGAAATTCCCATGGAAGGCACCCTCCTTTCCGTCTGTGCCTCCTTAGGGCATCTCTTTAATCTTTCACGCAAAGAGGGGATCTTTGGAGTCCTCCCTCAAAAGGGACACTATTATCCCCTATTTGATACTATAAAGCTTGGGAAAAAATCAGGAAATGAGATTGTGGATGAAGAAACTGAAGAAGAGGATGAACTTTATGATAAAGGGGAGATTATAAAACATTTACGCACTTTAGCCTATTGTGCCACTGAAACCTTTATTGCCTCAGATCCAGATTCAGAGGGAGAAAAGATTGCCTATGACCTGTATATAAATCTAAGACCCTTTCAGAAAAAAATAAAGAGGATTGAGTTTCACGAAGTTACCCCCCGGGCTTTTAAAAAAGCCCTGAGTGAAGCAGGTTCCTTTAATCTTTCCAGAGTGAAGGCTCAACTTGCCAGAAGAATTGCAGATAGATGGGTAGGCTTTTCACTTTCTCGAGAACTCTGGTCTGCCTTTAAGAAGAGAAATCTATCTGCTGGAAGGGTGCAGACCCCTGTGCTTGGGTGGGTAATTAAACGGGCTGAAGAGGCTAAAGCCCATAAGTATCGTTTGACCTTTACTCTTAGCGGGCTTTCCTTTGCCCTTGACTTTGAAGATAAGGAGCTTGCAGAAAGGGTCTTAAGGGAACTGCCCTCTCTTAAAAAAGAAGAGATCTCTCGTATAGAAGAAGTTATTAATCCTCCACCCCCTTACACTACAGACACTATCCTTGAAGAGGCTTATTATTATTTTCGCTTTTCATCCCCCCAGTGTATGAACCTTCTTCAAGAACTCTTTGAACTCGGGCTTATAACTTATCATCGCACTGACTCAACGCGAGTTTCAGAGACAGGGCGCTATCAGGTAGCTAAACCTTATATAGAGCAAAATCTGGGAGAAGGCTTTTTTTATCCCCGGGAGTGGTCAACAACAGGGGCGCATGAAGCCATTCGGCCAACTTATCCCTGGGATGTGAAAGAATTAAAGTTAAGAGTAGCCCATGGGTTACTTACTTTTCAAAAACCTAAGGACTCTTTTCGGCTCTATGACCTCATCTTTCGGAGATTTATGGCCTCCCAGTGTAAACCTCTCCGACTGCAAAAGGGAATCTTTAGATTTTCTGTGCCAAGCTTTAGCTGGGAAGAGGCTTTAGGTCTTCAAATTCTTGAAAGCGGATTTGACCTTCTTTGGATGAAACCCCAGCTCTTCAATCCTCAAGATGAAAGCCTCCCGGAGAACCCAGAACTTAGATCTGTCCCCAAGGTCTTTCTTTTCAATCAGGGAAGCCTAATTCAAGAAATGAAAAAAAGAGGCCTTGGAAGACCCTCAACATACGCGGAAATTGTATCTACTCTTTTACAACGCTACTATATATACGAGCTCAAAAATGGAGGCCTTGTGCCAACCCCGCTGGGAAAAAAAGTTTACTCCTATTTAGCTAAAAGATTTCTGGAATACATTTCTGAAGATTTCACTCGGGAGTTAGAAGAATTTATGGATGCTGTTGAACGGGGCGAAAAGGAATGGGAAGAAATTTGCCTGAAATTAAAACCCTTGATAGAATTAAACTCATCCTTTTAA